A genomic region of Erythrobacter sp. SCSIO 43205 contains the following coding sequences:
- a CDS encoding AraC family transcriptional regulator: MEPPTLLLSRWSTFSWKPNLRSLAQLVGCPQSVGHAMSEITSLYVHKVLSHVGGGVETRDLLESMGVPTDGTIDPKLMVAADQFYDFFATLAQRDPDGLTLPLRIGATMKSDEYGAFGLAWKSAPNLRGSFVRSARYGHVLGNAETYSLEQGKDGWFFSLDKAGNAGPGMLLSNEASMSSVMTICQEVASQPFQQLGVFFKHGARGDPAVYEKHFNCPVHFNSGRDALLVSDESLVVPNKLGDETIAQFFDQHLEAELAKHAEPESLDKRVRMVVAKMLSEGVPTLSTVAGSLGMSARTLQRRLSDQEKSFQSLVDQARRELSQQLLRETNYSLAEIAFLTGFAEQSGFTRAFKRWAGETPRSYRLASPKDG; encoded by the coding sequence ATGGAGCCGCCAACACTCTTACTTTCACGGTGGTCTACCTTCAGCTGGAAGCCTAACTTGCGGTCACTGGCGCAGTTGGTAGGTTGCCCCCAATCAGTGGGGCATGCAATGAGCGAGATCACATCTCTCTACGTTCACAAGGTTCTCTCCCATGTTGGTGGAGGCGTTGAGACACGAGACCTGCTGGAGAGCATGGGCGTCCCGACCGATGGAACAATAGACCCCAAGCTGATGGTTGCAGCCGATCAGTTCTATGATTTCTTTGCAACCTTGGCGCAGCGCGATCCTGACGGATTGACTTTGCCTCTTCGCATTGGCGCCACGATGAAGAGTGATGAGTACGGTGCTTTTGGCCTTGCATGGAAATCTGCACCGAACTTGCGCGGATCGTTTGTGAGATCGGCGCGCTACGGCCACGTGCTCGGCAACGCAGAAACCTATAGCCTTGAGCAAGGCAAGGATGGCTGGTTCTTCAGCCTGGATAAGGCAGGCAATGCTGGGCCAGGTATGCTTCTTTCAAACGAGGCCAGCATGTCCTCGGTAATGACCATATGCCAAGAAGTTGCTTCTCAGCCCTTTCAGCAGCTCGGTGTCTTCTTCAAGCATGGCGCGCGCGGTGACCCCGCCGTCTATGAGAAGCACTTTAACTGCCCAGTTCATTTTAACTCTGGACGCGACGCATTGCTTGTTAGCGATGAAAGCCTTGTTGTGCCCAACAAGCTTGGTGATGAGACCATTGCCCAGTTCTTTGACCAACATCTCGAAGCAGAGCTTGCAAAGCATGCAGAGCCAGAAAGCCTTGATAAGCGAGTGCGCATGGTGGTCGCTAAAATGCTGAGCGAAGGTGTGCCAACCCTTTCAACCGTCGCAGGATCGCTTGGAATGAGCGCGCGCACCTTGCAACGAAGGCTCTCAGATCAGGAAAAGTCCTTTCAAAGCCTCGTGGATCAGGCGCGCAGAGAGCTCTCCCAACAACTGCTTCGTGAGACAAATTATAGCCTTGCAGAGATAGCCTTTCTCACCGGTTTTGCCGAACAAAGCGGCTTTACTCGAGCTTTCAAGCGTTGGGCGGGCGAAACGCCCCGCTCTTATCGTTTGGCGTCGCCAAAAGACGGCTGA
- a CDS encoding CPBP family intramembrane glutamic endopeptidase, giving the protein MTALFNTQSRFRPLIDFCAIVALGYLLKIVLDQFIWRYSGPVSLGIMLSVILFYLRSMGESWAWIGLVKIKSRRGFVLLPFQTLLALFAILATASALSLAGEALGLDFMKPDNSRAQDRFGDVAGNTRLYIFWLSIVWFAGPAEELYFRGFMIGKLREALGNSTWASALSVLIPALIFGLGHVYYLGLRGLVTTGGIAVTLGVLYILYKRNIWPLMIAHGAANTLTFTVVYLQLEA; this is encoded by the coding sequence ATGACTGCTCTATTCAACACCCAATCACGCTTTCGGCCCCTCATCGATTTCTGCGCGATTGTTGCGCTTGGTTATCTGCTGAAGATTGTTCTCGACCAGTTCATCTGGCGTTACAGCGGACCGGTCTCGCTCGGGATTATGTTGTCAGTTATCCTCTTCTATCTGAGATCGATGGGAGAAAGCTGGGCATGGATTGGCCTTGTCAAGATCAAGTCGAGAAGAGGCTTTGTCCTGCTGCCGTTCCAGACATTACTTGCGCTCTTTGCGATCCTGGCGACCGCCTCCGCTCTTAGCCTCGCTGGTGAAGCGCTTGGATTGGACTTCATGAAGCCCGACAATTCCAGAGCTCAAGATCGCTTTGGTGATGTTGCAGGCAATACGCGGCTCTACATTTTCTGGTTGTCGATAGTTTGGTTCGCCGGTCCCGCTGAAGAATTGTACTTTCGAGGTTTCATGATCGGGAAGCTGCGCGAGGCATTGGGTAACTCGACCTGGGCGAGCGCGCTCAGTGTGCTGATACCCGCCCTGATCTTCGGCCTTGGCCATGTCTACTATTTGGGGCTGCGCGGGCTCGTCACTACCGGCGGCATAGCGGTGACTCTGGGCGTTCTCTATATCCTGTATAAGCGCAATATCTGGCCTCTCATGATTGCTCATGGAGCCGCCAACACTCTTACTTTCACGGTGGTCTACCTTCAGCTGGAAGCCTAA
- a CDS encoding TonB-dependent siderophore receptor, with translation MTNLAIRHRLLLATALTITTFASPAAAQDAADDDNGIIVTAQRENQSGVEQEGSVGVLGDKDAADVPFSIRSYNAALILNQQPQTLGQVLENDPTIRTTTGFGIAGELFVIRGFSLAGDDIGYGGLYGITPRQLVAPELYQSVQVLNGSTAFLNGAAPGGTGIGGSVNLIPKRASDDPINRATLGYTGPEHIGGSFDFGRRLGSNGEWGIRINGTAREGDVAIDDEFRSTYVLGAGIDYDSGPLRASLDLAYQRVKVSHFRPKLRVNSLSVIPEEPDAAANYGQPWQFTTLRDIFGQARVEYDIAKDVMVYAAFGARDGSEEGIYSTPTLVDAATGEMTVSSSFIPRTDNNEAATAGLRAKFNTGGITHEVNAGGSINWLISRNAFEFFALSAEPNNLYAPVEVTPSTTVTFAAGDLDDPMKASSSRLSSLFVSDTLGFWDDRILLTAGLRVQEIQSETFNVTTGDQTGGYEESATTPVIGLVIKPAEGLSLYANRIEALAPGATAPVSGTDANGNVVPVTNAGEVLPPFVSEQYEIGGKLALGGIDLSLALFQIDRETAILRPDPDQAGSLQFGPFGIQRNRGVEFTIAGELTEGLRLIAGGSVIDAKLRRTQNGVNEGNQAVGVPEYLLNANVEWDVPFIPALTLTGRVVHTGEQAANIGNTLFLEDWTRFDLGARYVAVVGGAPLTFRVNLDNVADADYWASAFDSFRPDLQLGAPRTFKASVTYDF, from the coding sequence GTGACCAATCTTGCCATCCGTCATCGCCTACTGCTCGCCACTGCGCTGACCATAACCACTTTTGCTTCCCCGGCCGCTGCGCAGGACGCCGCCGATGATGACAACGGCATCATCGTCACCGCCCAGCGCGAGAACCAGTCCGGCGTGGAGCAGGAAGGCAGCGTCGGCGTGCTGGGCGACAAGGATGCCGCCGACGTGCCGTTCAGCATCCGCAGCTACAATGCCGCGCTGATCCTCAACCAGCAGCCGCAGACGCTGGGGCAGGTGCTGGAGAATGACCCAACGATCCGCACCACAACCGGGTTCGGCATCGCCGGAGAGCTGTTCGTGATCCGCGGCTTCTCGCTTGCGGGCGACGATATTGGCTATGGCGGTCTTTACGGCATCACCCCGCGCCAGTTGGTCGCGCCCGAACTCTACCAATCGGTGCAGGTCCTCAATGGCTCCACCGCCTTCCTCAACGGGGCCGCGCCGGGCGGGACCGGGATCGGCGGCAGCGTCAACCTGATCCCCAAGCGCGCGAGCGACGATCCGATCAACCGCGCCACGCTCGGCTACACCGGGCCGGAGCATATCGGCGGCAGCTTCGATTTCGGGCGCCGGCTGGGCAGCAATGGCGAATGGGGTATCCGCATCAACGGCACGGCGCGCGAAGGCGATGTCGCCATCGATGACGAATTTCGCAGCACCTATGTGCTGGGCGCGGGGATCGATTACGATTCGGGGCCGCTGCGCGCCTCGCTCGATCTGGCTTATCAGCGGGTCAAGGTGTCGCACTTCCGGCCCAAGCTGCGGGTCAACTCGCTGAGCGTCATCCCTGAAGAACCCGATGCGGCTGCCAATTACGGCCAGCCCTGGCAGTTCACCACGCTGCGCGACATCTTCGGACAGGCGCGGGTCGAATATGACATCGCCAAGGACGTGATGGTTTATGCCGCCTTTGGTGCGCGGGACGGGTCGGAAGAGGGCATCTACAGCACGCCCACGCTGGTCGATGCCGCCACCGGGGAGATGACGGTCAGCAGCTCATTCATTCCGCGGACCGACAACAATGAGGCTGCGACAGCTGGTCTTCGCGCAAAATTCAACACCGGCGGGATCACGCACGAGGTCAATGCCGGGGGTTCGATCAATTGGCTGATCAGCCGCAATGCCTTTGAGTTTTTTGCCTTGTCAGCGGAGCCTAACAATCTCTACGCGCCTGTCGAAGTGACACCTTCGACGACGGTGACCTTCGCGGCCGGTGATCTTGATGATCCGATGAAGGCTTCCTCCAGTCGGCTCTCAAGCCTGTTCGTGTCCGATACGCTGGGGTTCTGGGATGACCGTATCCTGCTTACCGCTGGCCTCCGGGTGCAGGAAATCCAGTCCGAGACCTTCAACGTCACCACCGGGGATCAGACCGGCGGGTATGAGGAAAGCGCCACCACCCCGGTGATCGGCCTGGTCATCAAGCCTGCGGAAGGGCTCTCGCTCTATGCCAACCGGATCGAGGCGTTGGCCCCGGGCGCCACAGCCCCGGTCAGCGGCACGGATGCCAATGGCAATGTGGTTCCGGTGACCAATGCAGGCGAAGTTCTGCCGCCGTTCGTGTCGGAGCAATACGAGATCGGCGGCAAGCTGGCGCTGGGCGGGATCGACCTGTCGCTCGCGCTGTTCCAGATTGACCGTGAAACGGCGATCCTGCGGCCCGATCCCGATCAGGCCGGTTCGCTCCAATTCGGCCCCTTCGGCATCCAGCGCAACCGCGGAGTGGAGTTCACCATCGCCGGTGAACTGACCGAGGGGCTGCGGCTGATCGCGGGCGGATCGGTGATCGATGCCAAGCTGCGCCGCACCCAGAATGGCGTAAACGAAGGCAATCAGGCGGTGGGCGTGCCCGAATACCTGCTCAACGCCAATGTCGAATGGGATGTGCCCTTCATCCCGGCGCTGACCTTGACGGGGCGCGTGGTGCATACCGGGGAGCAGGCCGCGAACATCGGCAACACGCTGTTCCTTGAAGACTGGACGCGCTTCGATCTGGGCGCACGCTATGTCGCGGTGGTGGGCGGCGCGCCTCTCACCTTCCGCGTAAATCTCGATAACGTGGCGGACGCGGATTACTGGGCATCTGCCTTCGACAGTTTCCGCCCGGACCTCCAGTTGGGCGCACCGCGCACCTTCAAGGCATCCGTGACTTACGACTTTTAG
- a CDS encoding PepSY domain-containing protein: MRRSTIKTWVWVHKWTSLVCTAFLLMLCVTGLPLIFHDEIDWLTEEQPAFGMPGVGSSSTADGLLSLDTMLETALANRPGEVPLYMAFDNDQPSMTITTGPRPDSQGSEMTIQSFDRSTGDLIGAVSDDSVSGVGAVMHFLLELHTDMFLGLPGMLFLGAMGATFVVALVSGVVLYAPFMRKLDFGTLRTSRSARTKWLDYHNLLGIVALAWMLVVGLTGVINALAVPIEDAWKANELAAMTRDYAGREALDPARYGSLDKAMAAARARLPGNNPQFIAFPGGTFSSNHHYAVFFQGNTPLTERLLTPALIDAETGEFTAARPMPWYYQALSLSRPLHFGDYGGLPLKLLWAALTLFTIHVLGTGLYLWLAKRRASTTTLAPELDHDRSAEPAE, from the coding sequence GTGAGGCGTTCCACCATCAAGACATGGGTGTGGGTCCATAAGTGGACGAGCTTGGTGTGCACGGCATTCCTGCTGATGCTGTGCGTCACTGGCCTGCCGCTAATCTTCCATGACGAGATTGACTGGCTGACCGAGGAGCAGCCCGCCTTCGGGATGCCCGGAGTTGGTTCGTCAAGCACTGCCGATGGACTGCTATCGCTTGATACCATGCTCGAAACCGCGCTGGCCAATCGGCCAGGCGAAGTGCCGCTGTATATGGCGTTTGATAACGATCAGCCATCAATGACCATCACCACCGGGCCGCGACCTGACTCGCAGGGGTCTGAAATGACAATTCAGTCATTCGACCGATCGACCGGGGATCTGATCGGAGCGGTGTCTGACGACAGCGTCAGCGGTGTGGGCGCGGTAATGCATTTCCTCCTAGAGCTGCACACTGACATGTTTCTCGGCTTGCCAGGGATGCTGTTTCTGGGAGCAATGGGAGCGACCTTCGTCGTCGCGCTGGTATCCGGCGTGGTCCTTTACGCCCCGTTTATGCGCAAGCTGGATTTTGGCACACTGAGGACCTCGCGCAGCGCGCGCACTAAATGGCTCGATTATCACAACCTCCTTGGCATCGTGGCGCTTGCGTGGATGCTCGTGGTTGGTCTGACCGGTGTCATCAACGCACTTGCTGTGCCGATCGAGGATGCTTGGAAGGCCAACGAACTGGCGGCGATGACGCGAGACTATGCCGGGCGCGAAGCACTCGATCCGGCACGTTATGGATCGCTCGACAAAGCGATGGCTGCCGCGCGCGCTCGACTGCCCGGCAACAACCCGCAATTCATCGCCTTTCCAGGTGGCACCTTCAGTTCCAACCACCACTACGCAGTGTTCTTCCAGGGTAACACGCCGCTGACCGAACGCCTTCTGACCCCGGCGCTGATCGATGCCGAGACCGGGGAATTCACGGCAGCCCGGCCGATGCCTTGGTATTATCAGGCGCTGTCGCTCTCTCGCCCGCTACACTTCGGCGACTATGGCGGGTTGCCTTTGAAGCTGCTTTGGGCGGCGTTGACGCTGTTCACGATCCATGTGCTGGGCACGGGCCTCTATTTGTGGCTGGCCAAGCGTCGCGCGAGCACAACCACTCTCGCCCCTGAGCTCGACCATGATCGTAGTGCAGAGCCAGCCGAATGA
- a CDS encoding LacI family DNA-binding transcriptional regulator, translated as MADIDAQEHSGRSVRVRTLADLAKIAGVSPGTVSRALAGNSLVNTKTREKIEAIAREHGFRPNQMASKLRRQKTGVIGVAIPLGHAVRQQISDTFFMTLLGHLADELTEKGYDLMLRRVIPAQDEDWLDRFIGSGMVDGVIVIGQSDQFERIEEVADGYLPMVVWGNHQEGQRHCVVGTDNRLGGKLAVERLIASGAKKLAFLGDTQPIEFAARFAGAKEVAEKMGVTIRALPTHLSPERTGQEIAEHLHKIEGKVDGIFAATDTIAVAALKELRERGIDVPRQLKVIGFDDLPISSQTAPPLTTVKQDIAAGAKGLVDLLLRRLAGDDTESLVMPPHLIVRETA; from the coding sequence ATGGCTGATATAGACGCTCAAGAACATTCAGGACGCTCGGTAAGAGTTCGTACTCTTGCGGACCTCGCCAAGATCGCGGGCGTCTCGCCTGGTACAGTCTCGCGCGCGCTTGCAGGCAACAGTCTCGTCAACACGAAGACACGCGAGAAGATCGAAGCGATTGCACGCGAGCATGGCTTCCGGCCGAACCAGATGGCGAGCAAGCTACGCCGTCAAAAGACGGGAGTCATTGGCGTCGCGATTCCGCTCGGTCATGCTGTGCGCCAGCAGATATCGGACACCTTCTTCATGACCCTGCTCGGCCACCTCGCCGACGAACTGACGGAGAAAGGTTACGACCTCATGCTGAGGCGCGTCATTCCCGCTCAGGATGAGGACTGGCTTGATCGGTTCATCGGATCAGGCATGGTCGATGGCGTGATTGTGATCGGCCAGTCAGACCAGTTCGAGCGGATCGAGGAGGTTGCCGATGGCTATCTACCGATGGTTGTTTGGGGCAATCACCAGGAAGGCCAAAGACACTGTGTGGTCGGCACAGACAACCGCTTGGGCGGAAAGCTTGCTGTCGAGAGACTCATCGCGTCGGGCGCTAAAAAACTCGCATTCTTGGGCGACACTCAACCGATCGAGTTTGCTGCACGCTTCGCTGGCGCTAAGGAAGTTGCCGAAAAGATGGGCGTGACGATCCGCGCCCTCCCAACGCACCTGTCGCCCGAGCGAACAGGACAGGAAATCGCAGAGCATTTGCACAAGATAGAAGGCAAGGTCGACGGCATCTTTGCCGCAACCGATACAATCGCGGTAGCTGCCCTCAAAGAACTTCGGGAGCGCGGCATCGATGTGCCGCGCCAACTAAAGGTAATCGGCTTCGATGATCTTCCAATCTCAAGTCAAACTGCGCCACCTCTCACAACAGTAAAGCAAGATATAGCTGCTGGCGCTAAGGGCCTCGTAGACCTTTTGCTGCGTCGCCTTGCAGGGGATGATACAGAAAGTCTTGTCATGCCCCCTCATCTGATCGTTCGCGAAACCGCTTGA
- a CDS encoding MFS transporter: MQAAVKPRLSLLRIIEMNIGFFGLQFSFGLQQANMGPIYGFLGADEATMPLLWLAGPMTGLIIQPIVGAMSDRTNSRFGRRTPYFLIGAIICTISLFLMPYSSTLWMAASLLWILDAGNNITMEPYRAYVADRLVPDQRSIGFLTQSAFTGLAQTLSYLAPTLLTAFVAQDVLDDNGIPVIVRIAFIIGAILSISTIVWSIWRVPELPMTEDEKAVLEKKPLTVRDTLAEIVDAIRDMPKPMRQLALAMLCQWYAMFAYWQYITFAVGRAIYDTSDPSSAAFREATLTTQQAGALYNFIAFVGALLLIPIVARLGARFVHAVCLTASGIAMLLIPEVETTLALFALMLGIGIGWAGMMGNTYVMLADSIPAERNGIYMGIFNMFIVIPMLFQTLTMPLIYNPVLGGDPRNVLMLGGALMIAGAIATLFVDAGHRVPREQKALAG; this comes from the coding sequence ATGCAAGCTGCCGTAAAACCACGGCTTTCGCTGTTGCGAATCATAGAAATGAACATCGGCTTCTTCGGGTTGCAGTTCAGTTTCGGCCTACAGCAAGCCAATATGGGACCAATCTACGGTTTCCTCGGAGCAGACGAAGCGACGATGCCGCTTCTGTGGCTTGCGGGTCCCATGACTGGTCTGATTATCCAACCCATCGTCGGTGCGATGAGCGACCGAACCAATAGCCGCTTTGGACGCCGCACACCTTACTTCCTGATTGGCGCTATAATATGCACGATCAGTCTTTTTCTGATGCCGTACTCATCAACACTCTGGATGGCAGCATCGCTCCTTTGGATCCTTGATGCTGGCAACAACATTACCATGGAGCCCTATCGCGCCTACGTCGCTGACAGGCTCGTGCCAGACCAGCGGTCAATCGGCTTCCTCACCCAGAGTGCCTTCACAGGTCTGGCCCAAACCCTCTCCTATCTCGCTCCGACACTTCTGACGGCGTTTGTTGCGCAAGATGTGCTCGACGACAATGGCATTCCAGTCATCGTCCGTATCGCTTTTATAATCGGAGCGATCCTTTCGATATCGACCATTGTTTGGTCGATCTGGCGCGTGCCCGAATTGCCTATGACCGAGGATGAGAAGGCCGTTTTGGAGAAGAAACCGCTGACGGTAAGGGACACACTCGCTGAAATCGTCGATGCGATCCGCGATATGCCAAAGCCGATGCGCCAGCTCGCCCTTGCCATGCTATGTCAGTGGTATGCGATGTTTGCTTATTGGCAGTACATCACCTTCGCTGTGGGCCGGGCGATTTACGATACCTCTGACCCCTCAAGCGCGGCGTTTCGGGAAGCGACTTTGACCACGCAACAGGCGGGCGCGCTCTACAATTTCATCGCTTTCGTCGGAGCATTGTTGCTGATCCCTATTGTGGCGCGGCTTGGCGCGCGATTTGTCCATGCGGTGTGCTTGACAGCCTCAGGTATTGCGATGTTGCTCATCCCCGAAGTGGAGACCACGCTGGCCCTCTTTGCTCTCATGCTTGGGATCGGTATTGGTTGGGCTGGGATGATGGGTAACACCTATGTGATGCTCGCGGACTCCATCCCGGCAGAGCGCAACGGAATCTACATGGGCATCTTCAATATGTTCATCGTTATTCCCATGCTGTTTCAGACGCTAACCATGCCGCTGATTTACAATCCGGTTCTGGGGGGCGACCCGCGCAATGTCTTGATGCTAGGCGGCGCACTTATGATTGCGGGGGCGATCGCAACCCTCTTTGTCGATGCGGGCCACCGAGTTCCGCGTGAACAAAAAGCGCTGGCAGGCTAA
- a CDS encoding TonB-dependent receptor domain-containing protein — protein MKFRHALAFGVALSAFSTPVFAQNAAETAEDDNEIIVTAVARGQNRLESSVSVSSVGAEQIADLAPPSSADLIRQIPGIRSEASGGEGNANIAVRGLPVSTGGARYIQLQEDGLPVLEFGDIIFGNADNFLRADRNVARVEAVRGGSASTFASNAPGGVINFISKTGQREGGAIQGTVGVDFETYRVDFDYGAPLADDLYFHVGGFYRTGEGPRDIGYNGYDGGQVKANLTKEFDVGYVRFHAKFLDDSTPTILPQPVFVTGTDGNPDYNAIAGFDPRSDSLYSPFITTITTLDGGNNPTTYNFQDGLSVESQAFGVEAEIDVGSGWTLTNRFRYANNSGSFVSPFPASAGAAQDIADGIGGAGSSIVFASGPNSGSVANAADIGGNGLLANIVNFNVRLNSLDNVTNDFRISKDFDFGGGSATFTSGFYLSRQDVDTDWLWTAHVQTVQGDGQSVLVDIVDAAGNTVTDNGVVGYGANFFGNCCRRNYDVAYSTYAPFASLALDFDRLTIDMSVRYDYGDANGTVTGDGPVTDFDFNNDGNISPAEAQTSVLPLTTPAPVNYDFGYFSWSLGANYLLTDDLGIFARYSQGGRHTADRSLLSPAVSTLDGGLPGGDDGVIADVDQLELGLKYQGGGFSVYATGFFAETSETNVEIAPLLLTDTDYEAYGVELEGSYSIGNFSLSAGATWTDAEIKDSLNAALIGNTPRRQADLVYQATAQYDDGFFKAGANLIGTTDSFTQDSNQLELPGYNQVNAFFAVRPVDRVEVALNATNLFNNFGYTEAEEGSIPGNGIVRARSIAGRTVAASVRFDF, from the coding sequence ATGAAGTTTCGTCACGCTTTGGCCTTTGGCGTTGCGCTGAGTGCCTTTTCCACCCCTGTGTTTGCACAGAACGCTGCTGAGACTGCAGAAGATGACAATGAGATTATCGTTACGGCAGTTGCTCGCGGCCAAAACCGGCTTGAAAGCTCGGTTTCAGTAAGTTCGGTTGGCGCTGAGCAGATCGCAGATCTCGCACCGCCGTCTTCTGCCGATCTTATCCGCCAAATTCCAGGTATTCGCTCAGAGGCATCTGGTGGTGAGGGCAACGCCAACATCGCCGTTCGCGGTCTGCCAGTTTCTACTGGCGGTGCACGCTACATTCAGCTTCAGGAAGACGGCCTGCCTGTTCTCGAATTCGGTGACATCATCTTTGGTAACGCCGACAACTTCCTTCGCGCAGACCGCAATGTGGCTCGCGTGGAGGCCGTTCGTGGTGGTTCGGCCTCTACTTTCGCGTCGAACGCACCGGGCGGCGTGATCAACTTCATCTCGAAAACCGGACAGCGCGAAGGCGGCGCAATTCAAGGTACTGTAGGCGTCGATTTTGAAACCTACCGCGTTGATTTTGACTATGGTGCCCCACTCGCTGATGACCTGTATTTCCACGTTGGCGGCTTTTACCGCACTGGCGAAGGACCGCGCGATATCGGCTACAACGGCTATGACGGTGGCCAGGTAAAAGCGAACCTTACCAAAGAGTTTGACGTTGGCTATGTGCGTTTCCACGCCAAGTTCCTTGATGACAGCACCCCCACCATCCTGCCCCAGCCTGTTTTTGTAACTGGCACGGACGGAAATCCGGATTACAATGCAATTGCTGGGTTTGATCCGCGTTCAGACTCGCTTTACAGCCCGTTCATTACGACCATCACCACCCTTGATGGCGGCAACAACCCGACAACTTACAACTTCCAAGACGGCCTTTCTGTCGAATCTCAGGCGTTCGGTGTCGAGGCCGAAATTGACGTCGGTTCAGGCTGGACGCTGACCAACCGCTTCCGTTACGCCAACAACTCGGGCAGCTTCGTCTCGCCTTTCCCGGCAAGCGCGGGCGCGGCTCAGGATATCGCTGATGGGATCGGGGGCGCTGGCTCAAGCATTGTTTTTGCGTCTGGCCCTAACTCAGGCAGCGTTGCCAATGCCGCTGACATTGGCGGCAATGGGTTGCTCGCCAATATCGTGAATTTCAATGTCCGTCTGAACAGCCTCGACAACGTCACAAACGATTTCCGCATCTCCAAGGACTTCGACTTCGGTGGCGGTTCGGCAACATTCACTTCGGGCTTCTATCTGTCGCGCCAGGACGTAGACACCGACTGGCTTTGGACCGCCCATGTTCAGACTGTTCAGGGCGATGGCCAGTCTGTGCTCGTCGATATTGTCGATGCAGCTGGCAACACAGTTACCGATAACGGCGTCGTCGGCTATGGTGCGAACTTCTTTGGCAACTGCTGCCGCCGAAACTATGATGTGGCATACAGCACTTATGCGCCGTTCGCCTCGCTTGCTCTCGATTTCGATCGGCTGACTATCGATATGAGTGTGCGCTACGACTATGGCGATGCCAATGGTACGGTCACAGGCGATGGCCCGGTCACAGACTTTGACTTCAACAATGACGGCAACATCAGCCCGGCAGAAGCGCAAACCAGCGTTCTGCCACTTACCACCCCTGCTCCGGTCAATTACGACTTTGGCTATTTCTCATGGTCACTCGGCGCAAACTACCTGTTGACTGATGATCTGGGCATTTTTGCGCGCTACAGCCAAGGTGGGCGGCACACTGCCGACCGCAGCCTCCTCTCACCTGCTGTCAGCACCCTCGACGGCGGGCTCCCCGGCGGAGATGACGGCGTGATTGCCGATGTCGATCAGCTTGAGCTTGGCTTGAAATATCAAGGCGGTGGCTTCTCAGTCTACGCGACCGGCTTCTTTGCTGAAACCAGTGAAACCAACGTTGAGATTGCGCCGCTGCTTCTGACAGATACCGATTACGAAGCCTATGGTGTCGAACTTGAAGGGTCATACTCGATTGGCAATTTCTCGCTTTCGGCGGGTGCCACCTGGACTGATGCCGAGATCAAGGACTCACTCAACGCAGCGCTCATTGGCAACACGCCGCGCCGTCAAGCAGACCTCGTCTATCAAGCCACTGCGCAATATGACGACGGTTTCTTCAAGGCTGGTGCCAATCTGATCGGGACTACGGACAGCTTTACGCAAGATAGCAACCAGCTCGAACTGCCCGGCTATAATCAGGTCAATGCGTTTTTCGCAGTGCGTCCGGTAGACCGGGTTGAGGTGGCGCTGAACGCAACCAACCTCTTCAACAACTTCGGCTACACCGAGGCAGAAGAGGGCTCGATTCCCGGCAACGGGATTGTACGCGCTCGTTCGATCGCTGGTCGCACGGTCGCAGCCTCGGTTCGTTTCGACTTCTAA